A stretch of Apis cerana isolate GH-2021 linkage group LG1, AcerK_1.0, whole genome shotgun sequence DNA encodes these proteins:
- the LOC107999815 gene encoding farnesol dehydrogenase-like isoform X2 translates to MERWAQKCAIVTGAASGIGKEITISLLKNKINVLALDVNTEKLSLLNHEWMQLEGSNKLCIMRCNISNEKDLERAFSFMETEWNSGVDIMVNNAGVIELSRIIESDRAAFEKLLNINVLATAMCINRAVRSMRQRNVEGHIFNINSVLGHKIPTTVFSEIDGCNGWNLYPVCKRANITLAQSVKQELIDIKAPIRITSINPGLVETDLFKHFPEHVTDVIKNMPILKPEDIANAVIYALSMRPEVQRISKYV, encoded by the exons atggAACGCTGGGCCCAAAAATGCGCGATTGTCACTGGTGCAGCATCAGGCATAGGAAAAGAAATCACAATCAGTCttctgaagaataaaataaacgtactCGCATTGGACGTgaatacagaaaaattatcattgttgAATCACGAGTGGATGCAACTCGAAGGGtccaataaattatgtataatgcGTTGCAATATAAGCAATGAGAAAGATCTAGAAAGAGCTTTCTCATTTATGGAAACTGAATGGAATTCTGGCGTGGATATTATGGTAAACAATGCTGGAGTTATAGAACTTTCACGCATCATTG AGAGCGACAGGGCGGCATTCGAAAAgctgttaaatattaatgtccTCGCGACCGCCATGTGCATCAACCGGGCGGTGCGCTCAATGCGCCAACGAAACGTCGAAGGgcatattttcaatatcaacAG CGTACTGGGACATAAAATTCCGACTACAGTCTTTTCGGAAATCGATGGTTGTAATGGCTGGAACCTGTATCCGGTTTGCAAACGTGCCAATATTACATTAGCGCAGTCAGTAAAACAAGAATTAATAGACATTAAAGCACCGATTCGAATCACT AGTATCAATCCAGGTTTGGTTGAAACGGATCTATTCAAACACTTTCCCGAACATGTAACGgacgttataaaaaatatgccgATTCTTAAACCGGAAGATATCGCAAATGCTGTGATCTATGCCCTCAGTATGCGACCTGAAGTGCAA cgtatttcaaaatatgtctaa
- the LOC107999815 gene encoding dehydrogenase/reductase SDR family member 11-like isoform X3, which translates to MERWAQKCAIVTGAASGIGKEITISLLKNKINVLALDVNTEKLSLLNHEWMQLEGSNKLCIMRCNISNEKDLERAFSFMETEWNSGVDIMVNNAGVIELSRIIESDRAAFEKLLNINVLATAMCINRAVRSMRQRNVEGHIFNINSVLGHKIPTTVFSEIDGCNGWNLYPVCKRANITLAQSVKQELIDIKAPIRITSINPGLVETDLFKHFPEHVTDVIKNMPILKPEDIANAVIYALSMRPEVQIV; encoded by the exons atggAACGCTGGGCCCAAAAATGCGCGATTGTCACTGGTGCAGCATCAGGCATAGGAAAAGAAATCACAATCAGTCttctgaagaataaaataaacgtactCGCATTGGACGTgaatacagaaaaattatcattgttgAATCACGAGTGGATGCAACTCGAAGGGtccaataaattatgtataatgcGTTGCAATATAAGCAATGAGAAAGATCTAGAAAGAGCTTTCTCATTTATGGAAACTGAATGGAATTCTGGCGTGGATATTATGGTAAACAATGCTGGAGTTATAGAACTTTCACGCATCATTG AGAGCGACAGGGCGGCATTCGAAAAgctgttaaatattaatgtccTCGCGACCGCCATGTGCATCAACCGGGCGGTGCGCTCAATGCGCCAACGAAACGTCGAAGGgcatattttcaatatcaacAG CGTACTGGGACATAAAATTCCGACTACAGTCTTTTCGGAAATCGATGGTTGTAATGGCTGGAACCTGTATCCGGTTTGCAAACGTGCCAATATTACATTAGCGCAGTCAGTAAAACAAGAATTAATAGACATTAAAGCACCGATTCGAATCACT AGTATCAATCCAGGTTTGGTTGAAACGGATCTATTCAAACACTTTCCCGAACATGTAACGgacgttataaaaaatatgccgATTCTTAAACCGGAAGATATCGCAAATGCTGTGATCTATGCCCTCAGTATGCGACCTGAAGTGCAA
- the LOC107999815 gene encoding farnesol dehydrogenase-like isoform X1 has translation MERWAQKCAIVTGAASGIGKEITISLLKNKINVLALDVNTEKLSLLNHEWMQLEGSNKLCIMRCNISNEKDLERAFSFMETEWNSGVDIMVNNAGVIELSRIIESDRAAFEKLLNINVLATAMCINRAVRSMRQRNVEGHIFNINSVLGHKIPTTVFSEIDGCNGWNLYPVCKRANITLAQSVKQELIDIKAPIRITSINPGLVETDLFKHFPEHVTDVIKNMPILKPEDIANAVIYALSMRPEVQISEITIQHRDEV, from the exons atggAACGCTGGGCCCAAAAATGCGCGATTGTCACTGGTGCAGCATCAGGCATAGGAAAAGAAATCACAATCAGTCttctgaagaataaaataaacgtactCGCATTGGACGTgaatacagaaaaattatcattgttgAATCACGAGTGGATGCAACTCGAAGGGtccaataaattatgtataatgcGTTGCAATATAAGCAATGAGAAAGATCTAGAAAGAGCTTTCTCATTTATGGAAACTGAATGGAATTCTGGCGTGGATATTATGGTAAACAATGCTGGAGTTATAGAACTTTCACGCATCATTG AGAGCGACAGGGCGGCATTCGAAAAgctgttaaatattaatgtccTCGCGACCGCCATGTGCATCAACCGGGCGGTGCGCTCAATGCGCCAACGAAACGTCGAAGGgcatattttcaatatcaacAG CGTACTGGGACATAAAATTCCGACTACAGTCTTTTCGGAAATCGATGGTTGTAATGGCTGGAACCTGTATCCGGTTTGCAAACGTGCCAATATTACATTAGCGCAGTCAGTAAAACAAGAATTAATAGACATTAAAGCACCGATTCGAATCACT AGTATCAATCCAGGTTTGGTTGAAACGGATCTATTCAAACACTTTCCCGAACATGTAACGgacgttataaaaaatatgccgATTCTTAAACCGGAAGATATCGCAAATGCTGTGATCTATGCCCTCAGTATGCGACCTGAAGTGCAA ATTTCCGAGATAACTATTCAACACAGAGAcgaagtttaa